ATTGCTTTGTAAGCATTACAAATAGGATCTAAAATAGCTGCTTCTTCATAACTTATATTTTCTGGTATTTCCCATATTGTATGTTTATGAATACTTAAAATTTCACCGGGTATTTTACAATACTTTGTAAATCCACCATTCGTCCCATATCCTAATCCTAGATTTACTTTTTCAGGACATGTTAAGAAGTCACCTGATTCACATGATGGACAAACACCACATACATGGGCTGTGTTATCAGAAACAACCCTTTGTCCAAGTTTCCATTGAGTAACATTTTTCCCTATTTTAACAATCTCACCTGATAATTCATGCCCTCTTACTGATCCAAATTCATCTGAACCATTTTCTACTTTGTAATGTTTCATATCAGCACCACAAATTGCTGCTGCTTTTACCTCAATGATGATATCGTCATCACCACAAATGGGCTCTGGAACATCGATCCATTTATAACTTCCAAATTGACTTGGTGTACCATACTTTGCTAATGCTTTCATAAGATCCCTCCTAATTAATATAACGTTTTCATATTTATTTTGTTTCTGTCTATACGCATATAATACTATTATAAATCTTTGTTGTCAACAAATTTATTTTGTTATAAACATTTTTTTATTTAAACAAATATTTTATTTAAATATTATTTCTATTTAATAATTAAAATAGTACATTTTTATTCGGTTTCACCCAAATAAAAAAAGAGTTTTTCCTAATAAGCATACTGAAAGTCCTCAAACCCACACTAAAATGTCTGGCATTCAAACTTTCAAATAAGAATACAGGAAAAACTCATGAAATAAGCATAATAATTTTGTTGATTACTTTATTTCCATACATATTTCTTCAAGTGATTTTTGCTTAGTTTCAATCCCTATAGTAGCAATTATCAAAGCAACGAAACCGAGTAACCCTCCAAGCGTAATAAAAACTGCAACCGATCCATAGTTTGTCATAATCCATGCCACTCCATATGGAGTAAAAATTGTTACGCCTCTTCCAACTGAATTGCATAATCCCGAACCCCTAAGACGAATTTCAGTTGGCCATAATTCAGGAACATAAACTGCCGATGCAAAACAAACATACATATAGAGAAAAAGAATAAGTGAAAACCCCAATATAACAATCAGTACTTCAGACCTCTGAATTGCATAAATATACCCAAGTACAGCAATTACAATTAACAGTGTAACCCCCATCCACTTACGTGGAAATTTATCTATTATCCTTGTTGCAATAAATACTCCCAGTGGTGCTCCAAACATAATCAAAGTAGTCATAATAATTGACTTAGTAACAGTTATACCAGATTTTACAAATATTGTTGGAATCCAAGTCGTAATACTATAAAGCGCTGTATTCATACCTATAAGTACAGAACATCCTAGTATTGTTCTCTTTAATAACGCTCCCTTAAATAGACTTGTAAAAGGCATTTTTTTATCATCACGAGATTTGTTTAATTTTTGTTCCGCTACTAATGGTAGCTTAATTCCCTTCTCTAGTTCTATTTCTTTTTCAATATTTGTGAGTATATTGTCTGCTTTCTCTTCCATTCCACGTGCTACATACCATCGTGGTGATTCTGGGAACCCGTGGCGTACAACCCATAGAGCTAGTGCAGCAACTCCACCGATAATAAACATTGCACGCCAACCACAATTAGGACCTAAAAGGGGCATTGCTATAACCCCAATCAACGTTGCGAGTGGCGGTGCACAGTTCCCCACCAATGATAATGTAGCAGCCCATTTACCACGTTCTTTCGCCTGAACAAATTCAGTAAACGTGGCAAAACCAACAACAATCTCCGCCCCCAGGCCAATACCTGTTAATCCACGAAGTACAATCAACATAGTCATATTAGTTGCAAATGCCGCCGCTATAGAAGCTATTCCAAATATAAGAAGGTTAACTTGATAAGCAAATTTTCTTCCAAGATGATCCCCTGAAAAGCCTGCAAACAGAGATCCAATAAAAAGTCCAGCCATAGTAGACGAAGTAAACGCTGCATTTAAATAATTGTTAGACCAACCATTCTTTACTAATTGGGCTAAAACTATTCCACCTAAACAATTATCAAATCCATCAATTAATAGACCTAGCCCAATCAACCAAAAAATCTTATAATGCCATTTCGAAGTAGGCAACCGATCAATCCTAGCACCTATATTACTTTGCATGTTCATACAAACATCTCCCCCACAAATTTTTTTATAATATATAACTATAACCAATATGTTTTTTATAATCGTTTTCATTAAAGATAAATAGCTTTTTCATTGATTACCCATATTAACTTAATCCATTTACATATTTATCAAAAGAAATCGTATACACCTCGTATTAAAAATTACTTGCATATATATAATAATATTTATTTTGTTGTATGTCAACATTTTAATATTTGTTTAGGACATTTTTTATTGTTTTAGTTTAAAAATATATAGTTGAATGCTGTTATTTTTAAACCAGTATCTATGTCGAACGCCTTTCCATCCCCATAAGCATCTAATGTTTCATACTTTTGTTCTCTTGTATCTTTAGCTTTTTTAGACAAAAAAATGCTTTCCTTTCTAGTATAAGATTTTTATTATTTAATCTTTCTACTTTAAGGGAAGCATTTTTTTGTTTGAGCTATATGTATTTTTTTAAAAACAAACTCTTTTCATAATATTAATATAGTATTTTTATATTATTGCTTTTTAAAAATTCTCTCCACTCAATTCCTGGCTCTTTTTCTGTAACTATATAATCTATATTGTTAAAATCAAAAAGTTTCACTAGCGATAACTTATCAAATTTAGTATGATCTATTAACAATATAACATTGTTAGCTTGCTCAATCATTTGTTTTTTAATTTCTACTTCTTCATCACTAGAATCCATAATACCTTCATTTATATCCATACCTTTGCAACTGACTAAAGCTATCTCAACATGATAATTTTTAATAGCATTTTTTGCTATAATTCCTATTAATGATGATGAACTTTTTTTAAAAGCTCCACCAGTAGACAATATCTTCAAATCGGATTGATTTAATTCATGCAATACCTCTACAGAATTTGTAATTACAGTAATGTCAGTTCTGTCCTTAATTAATTTCAATACCTCCATAACTGTAGAACTTGAATCTGCAAACAACGTTGTCCCCTCTTTTATAAGTTCAAGCGCCTTGCGGGCAATGACTTGTTTACTTTCAATGTTAATACTTGCCCTCCTAAAAAACGGTATACCCTCACTTTTATTTTCAATATTTAGGACTGCTCCTCCATAGGTTCTTATAACTATACCTTTTCCATCCAACTTTTCAAGATCTCTTCTTATTGTTTCTTCCGTAACATCAAACATGTGGCTCAATTTCGATACGGTTACTTTTTTTTCATTAATCACCATTTCTTCTATAATATCCAATCTATCTTTAGCCGCCATTATTATTCTCCTTTTTTAATAAGTATTACAATTGTTATTTTTTAATCATTTCTTTTGTATCCAAGTATTGCTTAAATCAACAAATATCAGTACATCTTTTTTATTCTCTTATTCTTTTATTCATTGTATCAGATAATCAAAAATAACTCAAACAAATAAAAAATGTTGTAAATACAGAAATATTAATGTATTTAAAGTAAGTTACGATACTAAATAATTTTCTTTTAGAATACAACCTATAAAGAAGAAGGTACCATCATGTGATATACCTTCTTCTTTTTTTTAACTAATGTATTTGTTCCACTTTTGCTGTAATTACCCCTCTTTCACCATCCCACTTATACCAAGTTAAAATTTTAGAGCCAACTTTATTACTTGAACTTGGATCTTTAGGATCCCTTTCTAAAGATGAAAGCTCTAATATTTTACCTCCATCAATTTCTTTAATCGGAGAAGGATAAACTGAGTTTATGCTTTTATCTAGAGCCGAAACAAGTTCTCCATCTTTTATTATATAAAGAGATTGTGATCCACTATGTGACCCGATAGCACCGGACACAAATAATCCGTTAATATCACCTTTGGCTTTTGAAATACTCATTTTTATACAATCCTCGGAATCATTTTGCACCCTACTCATTAAACTATATTTACCATTAATGTATTTAAGTAATTTAATACTATTTGGAATATATATTTCTGAAGATAATGAAGAGTTTCTTTCATATACCGCTACTTCAAGCAATCCATCGTTATCTATATCACCTAATGTATAATAATTAGATGGATCTTCTTGGTTTATATATGTTTTATCAACTAATGATTCTGCATATTTACCAAGAACATTAATATACTCAGTGTTATTTACCATATCAATATCATATTTATTACATGTAGCATAAATTTCTGCTGCTTCTTTATATTTATGGTCAGCACTTAAAGTAGTTGCAGTTGCATATGCAATTTTATTAGACATAACACTCTTCAAATTTTTAGCATCAGCACTTTTACTATCGATCTTTATAATTTCCTTTATATACTTGCTAGCCTCCTCATATTCCTTGCCACTTATAGCCTTATTTGCTAATGTTACATTTATTTTTATAAATTGTTTTTTACATAACTCTATATTGTTTTGTGCACTAGCATAAAATTCAACATTTGTTTTTGTTACCTTCTTAAATTTTTCTATGCTTGTCAAGTAATCCTTATCATCCATTAATTTCATGCCAAGTTGATAGTTTGCCTTTTCTATTAATGCTTTACTGTCTTTATATTCAGGTATTTGTTTCAGCCGTAATAATGCTTCATTATATTTTCCATTGTCTAATAATTTTATTGCACTTCCATATTGTTGTTTTTTTATTATCGCTGGTTTTATATATCTAATAGATATAAATATAATAAAAACTAATAATATTAATACCAAAGTAATTTTAGCTATCCGTATCTTTTTAACTTTTTGTTTTTGTTTTATAGCTTCTTCAACCTTAATTTTTTCTTGATAGATTTGATAATCATTGTAGGACTTTTCTAAATACTCTTTGCTTATAATATTAAACTGCCCTACTTTATCTCGTCCACATCTGCAGCAATTTAAAGCGGAAATATTATTTAATCTTCCACAGCAACATATCCATCCTACTTCTTCTATAATTTTTGGAATAAACTCGATACTGTAAGGATTCTCTTCTAATTTAATTCTATCTAATTCACCAATTAACACATTTCCTAAAACATCTATTTTTGTTCTTTTAGGTATTTCATTTACTTTCTCATCTATATTTGTTTCCTTAATATCTCCATTTTTATAAACTACCTTTTCAACATGTATGTTAACCTTTCTTACATTTTTATTTGTAAGAGGTACAGCAATATTATCACCAAAAGTATTATTTGGTTTTACGTCTAGGTCCTGATAAAAATACTTAACGGTATTATCATTTTCATTCATTTGGCCTCCAGCATCATCAAAACATTCAACTGAAATATATACTGACGATATATTTTCATTTGATATATTACATATTTTTAACTGAAGAACAACATTGTCGCATGCAGCATCATAAAATAAAGAACCATTAATTATTTCTACTGGCCATTCTTTAAACCAGTAATCAAGATCTATATCCCTAATATTAGTATATTCGTTTTCAACCATTATCATATCCCCCTAATTCATTACAGTGCTTACAGAGTTCCATTAATAATATAATTATATGCATCCCCTCCAACATAAGAACTTTTGTTTAAAGAGGATAATGTTTCACTAAAGTAATATTGAAGCTCCTCAGAAGATGATTTAACTATTTCTTTTTAAGATTTACAATATCCTTAAATTTCAATCCTGAAATAAAATATAGCATTATAGTAGATATTAGTAATAAGCATAAATTACTTGTAAAATTTAACATCATTTTTTTTATTATACCTGTAATAACCATAGAAATTATAACTATAGAATATATTTTTTTATAGTTCCATTTAAGATCATCTTTTTTATTAATTATTCTTGATAAACCTAAAACCATAACAGACGATACTGCAAATGAAATTAGAGTAGCTGCGCTTGCTCCTATTATTTCATATTTTGGTATAAGTAAAAAGTTTAATGCTACATTTACAGCAGCTGATACAGTTGACGCTATAAATATGTATTTAGTTCCAGCCTCATTATAAAATAGACCAGCAACGAAAAAATAATAAACTCCATTAAAAACATAACCAAATGCAATATAAGGTATACAATCTACTGCACTATAAAAGCTTTTATGAACCATAAATTTTAAAATGTAAGGGCTCAGAATTGATAACCAGAGTGCTCCTAGTGAATACAACAAAATAAAAGCAGTTCCAAATCTATAAATTTGATTTTTATCATTTTTGCTGTCTTTCATAACACCAAAGAACCATGGTATAAAAGCACTATTAACAGCCGTAGCAACCATGTTAATTATATTTCCAAATTGATATCCTATATTGTAAATCCCCACTAAAGCAGTACCTTTCAAGTTGTTTAGTATTATTCTATCAGCAAGAGTTGATATCCATCCTGCTAATGAATGTGGCACCAGCGGCATAGAATACTTCATACTTCTCACTATTATCTTTTTATCGATTTTCCATTTAGTAAACTTAGTAAACACTACAAATGCATATATGAAAGTTATTATAGAAACTATAAATGCACTTAATAATTGTCCTATAACTCCTAACTTTATAACCACAATAAAAACTATATTTAATAACAATGTTACCAAAAATACTGAAAATTGTTGCACCGCGTATTTTTCGGCTTTATGTTGCATTTGTAATATACTTTGATATATAGGAAATAACGTTGAAAATCCTACTGTTAATAATCCAATTGCCATATATGGATAAAAGTTTATTCCTTTTATAAATTTATCCAATAGTATCGTATGGGTGCTAAATAAAAATATAGTGAGGATTAATGAAATTATTAAAATTGTCGTGATAATTGTTCCTATAAATTTTTTAAATAAAGCCTCATCATCTTCATACTCATAATAGTATTTAGAAATAGCACCATTTAATCCAAGCAAATAGAACATCCCAAGAAAACCCGTTATAGATGTAACTATAGAAAATATTCCATAATCAGTAGGAGTTAGATAACTAGTGTATAGTGGAAGCAAAAAAAATCCTATGGCTCCCTGTAAAACCTGAACAGTACCATATATTCCTGCATTTTTAATAACCTTTTTTACTGAAATCATAAATTACCTCCCTTTAATATCATATAAATTTCACTTATATCTCCATGCGTCAACTCTTTATATATTTGCATAACTTATCTCCTTTAGATTCTTTATCTTAAATAAATAATTTTCTCCCTATTTTAATAATCCATTTTCAGAAACTTAGTAACTCATGTATATAATTACAAATTATATATATAATGTTACACAAATTAGTTAAAATGGTCAATCTTTCAATGAAAATTTCCATAATTATTTTTTTATTTTTAGTTGTCCTTATAACAATGTGATTGATAAACTTGTTGCTATATTATTAATAATATATTAGTATAGCTGTATACAGGAACTATAAAGGAATCTTTACATAAATAAAATAAAGATAGTGTTAACACTATCTAATTTAAATGGAGGTATAAATATGAAAAAATTATTTAAATGTACTGTTTGTGGATATATAAGTGAGGGTGCCCCAGCAAAATGTCCTAAATGTGGTGTAGATGTAAGTAAATTTGAAGAATTAAGCAGTGAAGCAGCTGAAAAAATTTATCGTTCAAATAAATCAAATGATATTCATATTGAAATCATAGCACTTGCTGAAAAAATAGCATTCCTTAGTCAAGAAGGAATAGAAGATAATCTTGATCCTAAATGTGTAGCAGCTTTTACACAAGCTAAAAATGAAGCTTGGACTATAAAACAAAGATCAAAGACTGAACTTGCAGGCCATATGAGTTTAGGTAAGTGGTAAGATATAAACTATTTTAAAAGAGGAGAATCTTAATGAACGATTTTTTGAAAATTGTAAGAGAAAGAAGATCAGCTAATAAATTTATTGAAAATGTAGTAATACCTAAAGAGGATTTCAATGATATATTTAGTGAACTTTCATTGGCTCCTTCTGCATTTAATTTACAACACGCTAAATACTATGTTGTAGAAGATAAATCATTAACAGATAAAATTTATGAGGCATCTTTCAAACAATATAAAATAAAAACTGCTTCAGCAACAATATTAGTTACAGGGGATAAAAATGCGTATTTATCAGCATCTGAAATTTATGAAGGTTCAATGATGCTGGGAATGCTTGATAAAACTGAATATCAACTTATGATTGATACTATTAACAGCCTTTATGAAGGTTGGGGAGAAAGTTTTCAGCATGATGAAGCTATCAGGAATGCATCTTTATCAGCAATGTTATTCATGTTACTCGCTAAGAATAAAGATTGGGATACATGCCCAATGATATACTTTGACAAAGATAAAATCAGTCAATTGTTAGATATCCCAGAAAATGAAGTGCCAGTTCTTATGATTACAATGGGTAAAACAGACAAAAATAGTAGCAAAATAAGAGGTTATAGAAAGCCTGTTGGAGAATTTGTTAAGTTTTATTAATAATTCTCAGAATGCTAGTATAAAAACAAAAAAAACAGTTAGATAATTTAAAATTTATCTAACTGTTTTTTTGCACTATATTATTTTATACTCTTCAAATTATAATCTAAGGTCTAATTAATTTAAAGCTTACCTTACAACAACTGTGACTTCATATAGTGTTTTTATTTATTAATAATGATCTCTTTTCCTTCTTTACGCATCTTCGCAAATTCAGCTGCTGCTGTGAAAAGTACATCCGTAGATGAATTAAGTGCCGTTTCGCAAGAGTCTTGTAAAACACCTACGATAAACCCTACACCAACTACCTTCATAGCAATATCATTTGGGATACCAAACAAGCTACATGCTAGAGGAATCAGCAATAGTGAACCACCAGCCACTCCTGAAGCACCGCAAGCACATACTGCTGACAATACACTAAGGATAAGTGCTGTAGGCAGATCCACTTTAATTCCAAGTGTGGTAACTGCTGCAAGTGTTAAAACAGAAATCGTAACTGCTGCACCAGCCATATTAATGGTAGAGCCTAATGGAATAGATACAGAATATGTATCCTTATCTAAACCTAGTTTTTCACACAAGCTCATATTTACAGGAATATTCGCAGCTGAGCTACGTGTAAAGAATGCTGTAATACCACTTTCCCTTAAACACATAAACACAAGTGGGAATGGGTTTTTTCGAATATTAATGTAGACAATAATTGGATTGACAACAAGAGCCACAAAAATCATACACCCAATCAGAACTGCAAGTAAATGCCCATAGCTAACTAAAACCTTCATTCCAGTTGTAGAAATCGCCTCAAATACAAGACCCATGATTCCGAGTGGCGCAAAGTCTATAACCCATTTAACTATTTGGGTTACTGCATCTGAAAAATTAGTAATCATAACTTTTGTAGTATCCGGCGCATTTTTTAAAGCAGCGCCAAGAACTAATGCCCAAGACAATATACCAATGTAGTTAGCATTAAAAAGTGCTTTTACTGGGTTATCAACAACGTTCATTAATAATGCTTTAAGAACCTCTACGACACCTCCAGGTGGTGTCAAACCCCCTTTAGCCATTGCAAGTGTCAAAGTTACTGGGAACATAAAGCTTACAACAACCGCTGTAAGTCCAGCTAAAAATGTTCCTAAAAGATAAAGAACGATAATTGATTTCATATTGGTTTGATGACCACTCTTATGTTTGGATATGGCAGACATTATCAAGAAAAATACCAATATAGGTGCAATTGATTTCAATGCACCAACAAATAAAGAACCAAAAATAATGACGAATTTTGCTTGTTGTGGAATCGCTAAAGCCAAGAAAACACCAATAACTAACCCTATAATTATTCGTAATACTAGGCTTACTTGATTCCACTGTTTGAATAGATTTTTCAAAATAATTTCCCCTCCAATAATTAATAATAACGAAATAGTGCAAGTTTAGTGTATATAATAATTCATTTTAACATTTATAATATATTAATTCAACACAAAGTTAGCTTTTATCGCACTATTCGTAAAATTGAATATAAAGACGTTGTTAAGTAACCACATATTATAATAGAAATTTTAAACTCTAAATCATTACTTTACTTTTAAAGTTCACAAATGTTAATATTAATTAAACTAGAAACAAAATGGAGGTTATATTGAATATGAAAATTGCTATTGCAAGTGATCATTCTGGAT
This window of the Clostridium estertheticum genome carries:
- a CDS encoding DeoR/GlpR family DNA-binding transcription regulator gives rise to the protein MAAKDRLDIIEEMVINEKKVTVSKLSHMFDVTEETIRRDLEKLDGKGIVIRTYGGAVLNIENKSEGIPFFRRASINIESKQVIARKALELIKEGTTLFADSSSTVMEVLKLIKDRTDITVITNSVEVLHELNQSDLKILSTGGAFKKSSSSLIGIIAKNAIKNYHVEIALVSCKGMDINEGIMDSSDEEVEIKKQMIEQANNVILLIDHTKFDKLSLVKLFDFNNIDYIVTEKEPGIEWREFLKSNNIKILY
- a CDS encoding rubredoxin-like domain-containing protein, producing MKKLFKCTVCGYISEGAPAKCPKCGVDVSKFEELSSEAAEKIYRSNKSNDIHIEIIALAEKIAFLSQEGIEDNLDPKCVAAFTQAKNEAWTIKQRSKTELAGHMSLGKW
- the sstT gene encoding serine/threonine transporter SstT — translated: MKNLFKQWNQVSLVLRIIIGLVIGVFLALAIPQQAKFVIIFGSLFVGALKSIAPILVFFLIMSAISKHKSGHQTNMKSIIVLYLLGTFLAGLTAVVVSFMFPVTLTLAMAKGGLTPPGGVVEVLKALLMNVVDNPVKALFNANYIGILSWALVLGAALKNAPDTTKVMITNFSDAVTQIVKWVIDFAPLGIMGLVFEAISTTGMKVLVSYGHLLAVLIGCMIFVALVVNPIIVYINIRKNPFPLVFMCLRESGITAFFTRSSAANIPVNMSLCEKLGLDKDTYSVSIPLGSTINMAGAAVTISVLTLAAVTTLGIKVDLPTALILSVLSAVCACGASGVAGGSLLLIPLACSLFGIPNDIAMKVVGVGFIVGVLQDSCETALNSSTDVLFTAAAEFAKMRKEGKEIIINK
- a CDS encoding nitroreductase family protein; amino-acid sequence: MNDFLKIVRERRSANKFIENVVIPKEDFNDIFSELSLAPSAFNLQHAKYYVVEDKSLTDKIYEASFKQYKIKTASATILVTGDKNAYLSASEIYEGSMMLGMLDKTEYQLMIDTINSLYEGWGESFQHDEAIRNASLSAMLFMLLAKNKDWDTCPMIYFDKDKISQLLDIPENEVPVLMITMGKTDKNSSKIRGYRKPVGEFVKFY
- a CDS encoding oligosaccharide flippase family protein, whose product is MISVKKVIKNAGIYGTVQVLQGAIGFFLLPLYTSYLTPTDYGIFSIVTSITGFLGMFYLLGLNGAISKYYYEYEDDEALFKKFIGTIITTILIISLILTIFLFSTHTILLDKFIKGINFYPYMAIGLLTVGFSTLFPIYQSILQMQHKAEKYAVQQFSVFLVTLLLNIVFIVVIKLGVIGQLLSAFIVSIITFIYAFVVFTKFTKWKIDKKIIVRSMKYSMPLVPHSLAGWISTLADRIILNNLKGTALVGIYNIGYQFGNIINMVATAVNSAFIPWFFGVMKDSKNDKNQIYRFGTAFILLYSLGALWLSILSPYILKFMVHKSFYSAVDCIPYIAFGYVFNGVYYFFVAGLFYNEAGTKYIFIASTVSAAVNVALNFLLIPKYEIIGASAATLISFAVSSVMVLGLSRIINKKDDLKWNYKKIYSIVIISMVITGIIKKMMLNFTSNLCLLLISTIMLYFISGLKFKDIVNLKKK
- a CDS encoding MFS transporter, which codes for MNMQSNIGARIDRLPTSKWHYKIFWLIGLGLLIDGFDNCLGGIVLAQLVKNGWSNNYLNAAFTSSTMAGLFIGSLFAGFSGDHLGRKFAYQVNLLIFGIASIAAAFATNMTMLIVLRGLTGIGLGAEIVVGFATFTEFVQAKERGKWAATLSLVGNCAPPLATLIGVIAMPLLGPNCGWRAMFIIGGVAALALWVVRHGFPESPRWYVARGMEEKADNILTNIEKEIELEKGIKLPLVAEQKLNKSRDDKKMPFTSLFKGALLKRTILGCSVLIGMNTALYSITTWIPTIFVKSGITVTKSIIMTTLIMFGAPLGVFIATRIIDKFPRKWMGVTLLIVIAVLGYIYAIQRSEVLIVILGFSLILFLYMYVCFASAVYVPELWPTEIRLRGSGLCNSVGRGVTIFTPYGVAWIMTNYGSVAVFITLGGLLGFVALIIATIGIETKQKSLEEICMEIK